CCTTTTGGGCTGCGGACACCGCGTTCACCTGCTTCGTCAATTCGTTGTGCCAAGTCATGGCAAAAAGAAAATATGTCATGATGTGACTATGTCATATCGTGACTATATCACGATGCGACATATAATTCAAGCAGAACTACATTGGCGAAAGAAGTAGAGGCTGGCACAATGGTTGCCAGAGTACAGGTACAAGCTGGGGCTGTGAACAGTAGACCGTCTGTAAATACTGGCTGAGTGGGGCCAGCTTGTCCTCAACCAGCACCTCCTTGATCTCGGACGGCTTGACGGGTATAGCTTGTCCGGTGGAGGACATGAATTCGGCTAGGGGAAGCAGCATTGCGCAGCTCTTACGGTATGACATGCGGTGCGGGAACCTTGGAGAGCTGCCGGAATCGTATTTGGACAGCCTGATGCGGGCGTAGTGACCCGCCAGGACTCTGCGGGCATCAAGCTTCAGCACAGCGAAGACCTCGCCTGGCTCTCTGCGCGAATACATCGCAGCCATTGCGAGGCAATCGCGCCAGGTCGGCCACAGGAACACATGGCGGTCCAGGCAGCGGCGGAACTCCTCCGCCGTTGTCCCCGGAGCCATCGCCTCAGGCGTAATGCGCAGATGGGCATTCAAAATCGCGGCTTGCCGGGCGTAGCTTACCCGGTGCGCGGCAGTCCGCCGCTCTCCGGCTGCATGGGCGGGACTCAGCACCGCAGAAGAATAGATGGTATCAAGCGAAGCCATGGCGGGCAGATTCACTGCCCGGGTGAAGTGATAGAAGGAGGTGCGGAGCGGGCTTTTGGTAATGGCGTCAATCAGGGAGGGGTTCATGGGAGCTTCTGTCCATTGAAAGAGCTGAAGGGCATACTCTTCACCTTGCGGTTCAATAGGACCGCATTGATCTCTCCTCCGGCCAGGATAATGAACGAGCTGATATACAGCCAGATTAGCAGCACGGTTACGCCCCCGAGACTGCCGTAGGTTTTGGAGAAATCACTGAATTGATTGACGTACACGGAGAACAGAATCGAGGTCGTAATCCAGCCGAAGGTGGTGAACAGCGCCCCAGGCATGACCTCCCGCAGCGCCAGTCTCCGGCTGGGAGCGATCCAGTACAGCAGGGTGAAGACAATGAACATCACGAGCAGTGGAATCGCGTATTGCAGCAGATCCCAGAGCTTTTGGAAACCATAGGGAAGATCAACCAGCAGGAAGATCTGCGTCTTAAGCCAGCTTCCGAGGACCAGCAGCAGAATGCTGAGCAGTACGACGAACCCGATCGTCAAGGTAGCGAGCAGGGCGATCCCCCGGATTTTCCAGAACACTCTGCTCTCGTCAATCTCGTAGGCACGGTTAAGCCCCTTGATGATAGCATTGATTCCTTTGGAGGCGGCCCACAGCGTAGCCAGCATCCCGAAGGACAACAGCGTCTGGCTGCGTCCGGCGGACACATCCTGCAGAATCTCTTCTATAATTGAGATGGCTTCGGCGGGCATGATCTGCTCCAGCTGCTCTATATTTTTCTCCAGCGAGATATTCGCATACCCGATCAGGGTCATGATGAAGATTAGAAAAGGAAACAGAGACAGGATTAAATAATAGGTCAGCTGCGCAGCGATGCCCTGGACATCATCGTCGTTGATTTTCACCCATAGCTGCTTGATGAAATTGAAAGTGCCTCTTCTACTGCCCGAAGTGCTGTTCATAGGACCCTCCTTCTTGAATTCCCGGATAGGCTAACCTGGTAGCCAAATCGTTCCATATATATGTATACCCGTTAAAGTATCCTTTAGTCCGTCAAGGTAGTTTTTATTGTATCATACGGGATTAGTTGGATTTTGGGCAGTGAAAATTCAAACAGGGAATTCACTTGTATTATACTGGAAAACTCTTAGAATAGTAGGAAAGATAACAATATAGGAATATAAGGAGAGTGCATATGAAGCTGTTGCTGGAGGAGTATGAGGGAATTAGGCGCTGGATGGTTCGGAATGCCCGTCCGCTGGACCTGGCGCGGTGGAGATTTCACTTTGAGGGCGGCGGGGTTGAGCCGGTGCTGGAAGCGCTATCCGCTTATCAAAATGAGGATGGGGGCTTCGGCCATGCCCTGGAAGCGGACGCGTGGAATCCGCATTCCACGCCCATCCAGACCGCTACGGCGGTGGAGCGGCTGCTGGAGCTGGAATTCGCAGATGCCGGGCATCCGCTGGTGCAGGGAATTCTGAAATATCTGGACAGCGGTGTGGATATGGATGGCCGTACGTGGAGGAATGTCGTAGCTTCTAATAACGATTACCCTCATGCACCCTGGTGGCATACAAGCTCAGACAGTACTTCCCACAGTATGTATAACCCTACAGCTATTCTGGCCGGATTCATTCTGAAGGCTGCTCCCAAGGATAGCGGGCTGTATGCCACCGGACTGGGGATTGCCCGTGAGCTGACTGAGCTTTTCCTGCGTGATCCTGCTATTGAGATGCACCCGCTGAAATGCGTGGACACGCTGCTGCATTGCATCACCTGGGCGGGGCTGCAGGAGCACTTCCCCTATGTGGAGCTGCAAGAAGCCTTCAAAGTACAGAGTGCACGGCTGATCAGCCGCGATGAGGGGAATTGGAACGGGTATGGCTGCAGACCCTCAGTGTTCATCCATTCGCCGCATAGTCCCGGGTACGCTGAACTCGGCGGGCTGCTGCACCAGGAGCTTGATTATCTGCTGGAGACCCGAAATGCCGCAGGTGTCTGGGAGCTGACCTGGAGCTGGGAGGGATATGAAGGCGAGTATGCTATTAGTGAGAACTGGTGGAAGGGACATATCGTGATTGAGAATTTGCGGCTGCTGCGGGAATTCGGACGAATGGCGGAGCTGCTATGAACAGAATTGGAATGCAGTTTGGCATAAAATAAAATAAATGCAGCGCATTCTCAAGCCACAGCCCTCTGTACCGGGAGCTGTGGCTTGATCGCGTCGCGTGCCAATTGCAGCCTTGTCACCAGCAGCAGCTATGATGCGCCGCCGGTTTGAAGGAATTCCTGTTCGTGAATGGCCCGGACATCCTTCAGGATACGGCTGCTGTACTCAGTGAATTTCAGCGGTTTTACCTGATTCTTGGTCAGGAAGACACCTGACTTGCCGCTGTGTTCACCCAGAGCCGCCTGATACAACAGGCCTGCCCCATGGGTAGGCTCGGGGAAGAACAGCCGCGTAATGGGTTTTAACCACAGCGGGATACCGGATTTTTTGCCGCTGCGAAGGGTATTGTTGCCTCCGGGATCAGCGCTGCGGATCAGGATGCCTTCGGCTGCAAGCGCGGGTGCCACCGCTTCCGTCCACAAGGACATGGCGCGCTTGGTGTCGGCATAAGGGCCGGTCAGCATCTGGAATTTCACCGGATGCTCCAGAGAAGCCGGGTCGAAGCTGCGCTTCATCATAAAAGCGTTGGAGGACGTATTCACGACCGTGCGGAGCGTGCCTCTCAGCAAGAGCGGCTTCAGCTCCATCGTAATGATATACGGAACCACCGTCTGCAGCTCATAATGCAGCTCACGCCCTTGCTTGGACAAGAGTAACTCGGGGAAGCTGCCCCCGGCATTATTGAACAGGATGTCAATCTGCGCTTCGTGGCGGTTAATATCCTGCAAGGCACTCCGTAATTGGCCGAAATCGCTTAAATCAGCCTTATAGATTCGAAGTTGTCTGCTGCAGAGTGCCTGCCCGATAAGCCGGTCATCTTCCGCAAAAGCAGAGCGGATCAGCGCAATGACCTCCCAGCCTTCGTTCAGCAGTCTATGGGTCAGGGCCAGCCCAATACCGTGATTGGCTCCGGTAATTAGCGCGGTGCGCGGGGAATGTGATGATTTCATAGTGGTTGCTCCTCTACATGGAAAGTGATGAATGGTGCTCATTGTATAACTTGGAGCCGAGTCCAAGTCAAGTACCGAAATTAACCGTTGACTTGGAGCTGACTCCAGGTTGTACAATGGTACGAAGACGCTTTTAGAGCAAGTAGAGAGGGAGTGATTCTATGAGTCTGGCGGAAGCGGATCTCCAGCAGGGATATTCGATTAAGGAAACGGCGGAGCGGACCGGAATGTCCGAGGATACGATAAGGTATTACGAGAAGATTGGGCTGCTGCCCCGGGCGAAGCGCAGGGGAAACAGCCACCGCATTTATAGCGATGCGGATCTGAGTCGGATGCAGCTGGTGACATGCCTCAAAAAAACAGGAATGTCGCTGGACGACATGCGGCCTTATCTTGATTTGTCTCTGGATGCAGACCTGTCTCAGTATCCTGAGCTCCACACGATGATTCTGAATCACAGGCAGAAGATTATCGAGCAGATCGCTTCGCTGCAGCAGATTGTAGACTTCATTGATGTCAAAATAGAGCAGGGAAATATGGGCCCGCAGACCTGCGAGCTGACCGGAGACCGCAAGCAGATGCCAAGGGGACGTAAAACCAAAGCTAAAGTGAGAGAAACACTTAAGTTTAGATAGGGGATGCATCATGGTGCAGATCATTTATTCACCGTCAAAATACATTCAGGGCAGCGGAGAGATTGCCAGACTGGGCGGTTACTGCCTGCAAATGGGGGCTAAGGGGGCGTATGCCATAGTAGATCCTTATATTCTCTCAAGGTATGGGCAAGAGATTAAGGACGGCTTCGCGGCTGAGCAGCTTCCCTTGATGCTGCGTGAATTCCAAGGGGAATGCAGCCTGGTGCAGGTAGAGCAGATCGTAGCTGAGCTGGATAGGGGACAGGTGGGGACCATCGTAGGGATTGGCGGCGGCAAAACCCTGGATACAGCCAAGGCCGTCAGCCATTTCGCTGACTTGCCGGTGATGCTGGTGCCGACTGTCGCTTCAACAGATGCACCTTGCAGCGCCTTGGCGGTTCTCTATACCGACTCTGGAGAGTTTGACCGGTATCTGCCGCTGCGCCGCAGCCCGGATCTGGTGGTTGCAGATGTGGCGATCATTGCAGGTGCCCCCGTAAGATTGCTGGCCGCCGGGATGGGCGATGCCATGTCCACCTACTATGAAGCCCGGGCTTGCAGCCGGTCGGGAGCAGTAACCAGCACCGGAGGGACAGGGACGCTGGCGGCTCTCGCCCTGGCCCGTACCTGCCTGGATACACTGCTTACGGATGGGGAGCAAGCGCTGAAGGATGCCGGCGAGGGCCGTGTCACGGCTGCCCTTCATCACATCGTCGAAGCGAATATCTATCTCAGCGGCATCGGATTCGAGAGCGGAGGCTTGGCCGCCGCCCATGCCATTCATAACGGGCTGACGCTGCTGGAGGAGTGCAAGCCTATGCTGCACGGGGAAAAGGTCGCTTTTGCTACACTGGTGCAGCTGATTCTGGAGGATGCAGAAGAGGCGGAGATTGCCGGAGTCGTGGAGTTCTGCCGGATGGCAGGCCTGCCTGTGACCCTGGCGGAGCTGGGACTGGAAGGAGTGGAGCAGGGCCGGCTGCTGCAGGCTGCCGAAGCCAGCTGTAACCTGGAGAATAGTCCGATGGGCAATATGCCTTTTGCCGTGACACCGCAGCAGGTGCTGAAGGCTATGCTTGACGCTGACAGACGCGGAGCTGGAGTAATGACATAGATGCCGATAGGCCGCCCGTGCCGCTTCCGCCGCCCATTGTTAATAATTGCGTAAGCGCTCCGTACATATTTAACCTTCGTGAGCCAAACAATGAGAACAATTGTTGAATCATGAAGGAGGTGTTCCATTATGAATACAAGTAATCACAGAGTGAAGCGTATCCTTCTGTATCCCTTAGCCACAGCTGTGATTATGGCAGCGGCGCTGATTCCGTCAGCCCCTTACGCAGTGACTGCTGCATCAGTAGATAAGGCACTTTCAGCACCCGCACCAGCGGATAGCAGAGGGGGCAGCGTATCCGGCAACAACCGGACAGTTGGGAACCAGCAGCAGCAGCAGGCGCTCAGCCGTGTAGCGGTCATTATCGATGATTTTGGCAACAGCATGCGCGGGACAGAGGAAATGT
This genomic interval from Paenibacillus sp. FSL H8-0332 contains the following:
- a CDS encoding YihY/virulence factor BrkB family protein, producing the protein MNSTSGSRRGTFNFIKQLWVKINDDDVQGIAAQLTYYLILSLFPFLIFIMTLIGYANISLEKNIEQLEQIMPAEAISIIEEILQDVSAGRSQTLLSFGMLATLWAASKGINAIIKGLNRAYEIDESRVFWKIRGIALLATLTIGFVVLLSILLLVLGSWLKTQIFLLVDLPYGFQKLWDLLQYAIPLLVMFIVFTLLYWIAPSRRLALREVMPGALFTTFGWITTSILFSVYVNQFSDFSKTYGSLGGVTVLLIWLYISSFIILAGGEINAVLLNRKVKSMPFSSFNGQKLP
- a CDS encoding SDR family NAD(P)-dependent oxidoreductase, whose protein sequence is MKSSHSPRTALITGANHGIGLALTHRLLNEGWEVIALIRSAFAEDDRLIGQALCSRQLRIYKADLSDFGQLRSALQDINRHEAQIDILFNNAGGSFPELLLSKQGRELHYELQTVVPYIITMELKPLLLRGTLRTVVNTSSNAFMMKRSFDPASLEHPVKFQMLTGPYADTKRAMSLWTEAVAPALAAEGILIRSADPGGNNTLRSGKKSGIPLWLKPITRLFFPEPTHGAGLLYQAALGEHSGKSGVFLTKNQVKPLKFTEYSSRILKDVRAIHEQEFLQTGGAS
- a CDS encoding MerR family transcriptional regulator, producing the protein MSLAEADLQQGYSIKETAERTGMSEDTIRYYEKIGLLPRAKRRGNSHRIYSDADLSRMQLVTCLKKTGMSLDDMRPYLDLSLDADLSQYPELHTMILNHRQKIIEQIASLQQIVDFIDVKIEQGNMGPQTCELTGDRKQMPRGRKTKAKVRETLKFR
- a CDS encoding glycerol dehydrogenase; the encoded protein is MVQIIYSPSKYIQGSGEIARLGGYCLQMGAKGAYAIVDPYILSRYGQEIKDGFAAEQLPLMLREFQGECSLVQVEQIVAELDRGQVGTIVGIGGGKTLDTAKAVSHFADLPVMLVPTVASTDAPCSALAVLYTDSGEFDRYLPLRRSPDLVVADVAIIAGAPVRLLAAGMGDAMSTYYEARACSRSGAVTSTGGTGTLAALALARTCLDTLLTDGEQALKDAGEGRVTAALHHIVEANIYLSGIGFESGGLAAAHAIHNGLTLLEECKPMLHGEKVAFATLVQLILEDAEEAEIAGVVEFCRMAGLPVTLAELGLEGVEQGRLLQAAEASCNLENSPMGNMPFAVTPQQVLKAMLDADRRGAGVMT